The Bacillaceae bacterium IKA-2 DNA window ACAATAATTACCTTGACAAAAAACAAAAATCTTTTTTATAATAAATTGGAGGGTTTGTCAAAAATAGGAGGTAAAATATGAAAATTTTAATTAGATCATTGATTTTACTATTGACAGTTTCACTCTTATTTTCTACTAATGTTTTAGCAAAAAACGAGAATGCAAAAAAATCCTATGTATCTATAGGAGATTCCATTCCTTACGGCTACAATCTGGGTAATAACGGCAATAACTCTACCTCAAAACAAGCCTTTCCATACTTAATAGGAAACGATGCAGATTTTCGAGTTCGAAATCTCGCTGTTCCCGGTTGGGAAACTGTGGAGATGCTGAACGCTCTTAAAACTGATCAAAAATATCGTCAAGCTCTAAAACAAGCTGATTACATTACATTAAATATAGGCAATAACGACTTACTAAAGGTGCTGATTGCTGCTTCAGAAGCAAGTGGGGGAGATCCGCAGTTGTTGCAGTTTTATTTAAATCAAATACTTTCCGAGAGCAATGTATTCGCTAATCTTGGTGCTGTTATGGTAGAAATTCGATCGCTTACAACGGCACCAATCGTTGTTTACAATGTTTATAACCCGTTCCAGGTAAACGATCCACGGTTTCTGCATCAAATAAGTAATCAATTTTTACCAGCAATTAATTTTCAGCTTTCTAATCTAGTATTTGGCCTAGGCGATCCCACTATTAGGATCGCAGACGCCTACGGTGCGTTTGGCACAAACCAAGCGGAATATGTTATTGTTGGTGATATTCATCCTACAGTAGCCGGACAAAGGGAACTTGCAAACTTGGGACTTGAAACGTTTGGGCTAACTAATAATTAAATTGTAAAAAACTTAAATTTCAAGATAAGAGCTGAAGATCTGGTGCCTGTGCAATGAACTGACAGCCCTCGAAATTTCTCGTTCGACAGGAGTACATCACCGGAGTAATGTTGATAAAGGGACGAAGGCAAATAATGAGGCATAGCTCAGTGGGGAGTTCATAAACCGCTGGGCTTCTTTTTTTTGTTGGTAACGCAGAGTAGCTTCAGCGTATAAAAGAAGCAGGTTGATAAAGGCCTTAGCCGTTATTTAGGGCGAGATCGTGCCCTTCGATTGGGTTTTCTATGGCAGAAGGTAATGATACGTATATATGTCTCTTTAAGTAACGGGTAAGTTTTTATTGGAATAAGCCAATGCTCAATCCTCTCATAGCCCTTTTTAAAATCAGCGATCATCGAGTGGAGTGGCAATCGCTGGTAAAAAACATGACAGAAGTGGTACATTCTTATGGTAGTAATCATTAGTTAGCGAAAAGCGGTAGTATCCTCGATAGGATAGACATAAATAGTCAGCAATATGATCGAATGTAGCTTAGGAGCTAAGAAACTATGTAGGCAACAATGATTATGTGAATAGAGAAAATGCCAATTAGTAATAGTCGAATTATTACTTTTTAATAAAAATGGACAAGGAGAATAAAACGCATTATGAAACTAATTTCTTGGAATGTAAATGGAATTCGAGCTTGTGTAAAGAAAGGTTTTTTAGCTTATTTTGAAGCGATGGATGCGGATATTTTTTGTATTCAAGAGACAAAATTGCAAGAGGGACAAATAGATCTTCAGTTAAAAGACTATCATCAATATTGGAATTATGCCGTAAGAAAAGGTTATTCTGGTACAGCAATATTTACAAGAGAAAAACCAGTATCAGTTAAATACGGTGGTGTTGGGAACGAGCAACATGAACAAGAAGGTAGATTAATAACATTAGAGTTTGATAATTTTTACCTAATCAATGTGTATACACCAAACTCCCAAAGAGACCTTGCCCGACTTAATTATCGTTTAGAGTGGGAGGAGAGTTTCAGAGCCTATTTAATGGAGCTAGACGAGATCAAACCAGTCATCATATGCGGTGATATGAATGTGGCCCATCAAGAAATTGATTTGAAAAATTTTAAATCAAACCGTAAAAATTCAGGTTTTACAGTAGAAGAGCGAAGTAAGATGTCTCGATTGCTTGATTCTAGATTTATAGATAGTTTTAGGTATTTGTATCCTGAAAAAGCTGAGGCGTATACGTGGTGGTCTTATATGAGTAGTGTCAGGGAAAGAAATATTGGCTGGAGAATTGACTATTTTTTATTATCTGAAAAATTGAAGACCTCATTAAAGGAAGCTGAGATCCACTCAGACATCATGGGTAGTGATCATTGCCCAGTTGTCGTCCAGGTAGACCTTTAAGGAATCTTATGAGATTCCGACAAAAGCGATAATTGAGATTGAAGATAGACAATTTAATTTTACAACGGGTGTTTCTAAAAATGCTTTTTCCAGGTTCGAAGGCAGACTGGGATGGCATTTCAAAGTTATAACTTATGAGTGTACATATGAGTTTACAATTAGTTGTCAAGGGAAGATAAAAGTATCACCAATATTTTGGGACAAGGGACCTGTCCTCATGTTGTCCCCCCTGGCTAGTACATGCTACACTATCATTTGAAGATGAAATCGTGAAATGGGAGGACATAAAAGATGACATTTACACTACAGTTAGGTGAGCGAGCACCAGAATTTTCATTACCAGCTACGGATGGAAAAACATATTCTTTACGAGATTTTTCAGAAGCAAAAACTTTAGTCGTATTTTTCACATGTAATCACTGTCCGTTTGTTACAGGATCAGATGAAATTACTAGGAACACAGTTGAAAACTTTTCCGATAAAGGGGTTCAATTTCTCGGGATAAACTCTAATAGCGTAAAGATAAATGAAAGCGATTCCTTTGAGGACATGGTAGAACGAATGAACGAACTTAAATTTCCATGGACTTATCTAAGAGATGAATCCCAGGAAGTAGCAAAAGCATATGGTGGACTTAGAACACCACATTTTTATGTATTTGATCAAGACCGTAAACTTGTTTACACAGGTCGAGCTGTAGATAATCCAAGAGAAACTAATAAAATGACAGTAAATGACTTAGATAATGCACTCACG harbors:
- a CDS encoding exodeoxyribonuclease III: MKLISWNVNGIRACVKKGFLAYFEAMDADIFCIQETKLQEGQIDLQLKDYHQYWNYAVRKGYSGTAIFTREKPVSVKYGGVGNEQHEQEGRLITLEFDNFYLINVYTPNSQRDLARLNYRLEWEESFRAYLMELDEIKPVIICGDMNVAHQEIDLKNFKSNRKNSGFTVEERSKMSRLLDSRFIDSFRYLYPEKAEAYTWWSYMSSVRERNIGWRIDYFLLSEKLKTSLKEAEIHSDIMGSDHCPVVVQVDL
- a CDS encoding GDSL-type esterase/lipase family protein — its product is MKILIRSLILLLTVSLLFSTNVLAKNENAKKSYVSIGDSIPYGYNLGNNGNNSTSKQAFPYLIGNDADFRVRNLAVPGWETVEMLNALKTDQKYRQALKQADYITLNIGNNDLLKVLIAASEASGGDPQLLQFYLNQILSESNVFANLGAVMVEIRSLTTAPIVVYNVYNPFQVNDPRFLHQISNQFLPAINFQLSNLVFGLGDPTIRIADAYGAFGTNQAEYVIVGDIHPTVAGQRELANLGLETFGLTNN
- a CDS encoding thioredoxin family protein, whose translation is MTFTLQLGERAPEFSLPATDGKTYSLRDFSEAKTLVVFFTCNHCPFVTGSDEITRNTVENFSDKGVQFLGINSNSVKINESDSFEDMVERMNELKFPWTYLRDESQEVAKAYGGLRTPHFYVFDQDRKLVYTGRAVDNPRETNKMTVNDLDNALTQHVAGQKVTVPITNPIGCNVKWNGKDEHWMPAEACDLV